AAGACCTTTTTCAAGACGGTTCTTATCAAAGTGAAGATGGGCCAGAGCCCGCCACCACTTTGGCTCTTCAGGTTCCTGCCGGGTCAGTGTGGAGGCTAAAGCGACTGCCTGTTTATCCATGCCAAGCTCCATGTATTGATACAGCAACACCTCCTGCCAAGTCCGCTTTTTATCCCCCTTGGATTTGGCAGCCAGTTCCTTAAGATATGGCAGGGCTTGACGATTTTTTTTAAGGGAAAAAAGGATGTTGACCAGGACCTCCTTTTGGTCAAGGGTCACTTCGGCGGGATGATTTTTCATCAGCCGGTTAAAGGCGTTCAGGGCTTTTTGATAATCGGCGTTAAAGTAATAACATGCTGCGGCCTGATAAAGATACGCCCCCTTTTTTTCCGGGGATGTATCGTATCCCCGAACAAAGGATTGGGCAGCCTTACCCATCTGTTTAAGGGTATACCGGCACCGGCCCAGATTCAGCCATGCCTGGTAAAACCCGTCGTATTTTTTAACGGCTCGTTCATAGGAGGATGCCGCTTTTTTCACATAGCCTGTCCCCTGTTTTTCCATCATCATGCAGCAGTTGCCCAAAAGAAAATCCAGGTAATAATGGGTGTAGCCCTTTTTATGCGCCGTATCAGAATCAACGGTTTTTGCTTTGGCCTGGAAAGACTCAATCTCTTGAACCGCTTTGGCAAAGCTTTTCTTTTCCATAAGCCCTGCCACCTTATTTGCACACGCCCCCGCAGCAAACGGCAAAGGATCACTTTCCCGGCCCGCCGCCAACAATGCACAGGGGGAAAGAATAATGAAAACAAACACAAGGCAAACCCACAACCACAACACTCTATCCATCAGTCCTCCATCTTAAACCGGATAGTGGTGATGACACGCACCGCCACGGCACTGCCGTCCACGGTTCCCGGTTTGAACCGGTACTGGGATACGGACCGGATGACACTGGATTCAAACACGCCCTTGGGCTCGGCCTCCACCACCTTTATATCGCGTACCCGGCCTTCCCTGGTGACAATAAATTGCACTTTGACCCAGCCTTCAATGCCAAGCTTGCGGGCCCGCAAGGGATAGGATGCAGGCAACCGCACCAGCGCCTGCAGGGGCATATCCAGCTCTGAGGTGGAAAACAGACCCTGGGGAATGTCTGCTTTCATGGAAAAATTTGACAGCGGGCCCAGGGCAATGCTGTTCGGCAATTTTGGCAGGTTGGGGTTTAAGTCCACAGACAGGTTCGGCCTGACAATCGTCGGTCTTTGAATTTGTTTCTGCACAATTTTTGTGGCTGACACCATCTCCTTGGACGGCTCAGGCGGTTTGGGCGGTGTCTTTTTGTGCGGCGGCGTCTCCGGACGCTTGATGCGGACAACCTGGATGGCCTGAATGATTTCCGCGTTATCCGGTACATCGGGCACCCTTTGGATAAAGGTCGGCAAAATCCCAAAAATAAACAAATTAAGCCCCAGGGCCAGAACAATGGCCGAGATCCAGATCAAAACCGTACCCGGACGAAATCTACGGGATTTTTCCCCATATGCCATCTGTGCGGAACCGATCATCTATCCACCTTCAGGCAGGCTTGCGGCAAGGGCAACGTTTTCAGCCCCGGCAAGTTTACAGGCATCCATCACCGAAATCACAAGCCCGGTTCTACTGTCCTTGTCCGCCACGATGACCACCGAGGCTTCCGGATTTTCAGCCATGGCCCGTTCAACACCCGATCGCACGGCCCGGACATCCATTTCCCGGCGGTCCAGGTGAATGGTATTGTCCCGGGTGATGCCGATGAGAATTGTGGATTTGGTTTTTGCCACAGCCGTACTGGCTGTGGGCCGTGAGATATCCACCCCGGTCTCCTTGACAAAGGAGGTCGTAACCAGAAAAAAGATCAAAAGGATGAACACCATATCGATCAGGGGCGCGATATTCAGTTCAAGGCTCTTTTTTGCCGCCCGCCTGGATGCGGATATATTCAGCATGAAACACTCCTGTTGTGAATAAAGGGTTTAAGATACATGGCCGTGGAGGCGATACGGTGTTTAAGATTTGAGGCTCGCCGGTTCAGCCACCCGCTCATGTATAGTCCGGGTATGGAGATCATCAGGCCGGTCTGGGTGGTGACCAGAGCCACGGATATCCCCGAGGCCATAGCCCGGACATTACCCGTGCCGAATACGGTAATTACATCAAAGGTCTCCATCATCCCCACCACCGTGCCCAAAAGCCCCATGAGCGGGGCCACGGCAGACAGCACACCGATCAAGGCCAGGTATTGGTCCAGGGAGGCGGTCAGATTCATAACTGTTTCATCCAGAATATGTTCGTCCAGATCCGGGTCAGCCACAGGACTGCGCCGGGATAAAAATTCCCGAACCAAAAAGGCGGTGGCACCTTTATATCTCTTTTCAGGCCACTGGTTGTTTCTGACCAGTTCCCCGGCCATGGCCCTGGGCATATTTTTCACATACAGGCGCTGCAGAAAAAACAGTCGGTTGAAAATCAATATCCACATCACTATGGATACGCACAAAATGGGCACCATCACCACGCCGCCGGAACGGATATAAGTAGCCATCTGGTAAAAAAACTCGTCCATCCGGATCGTTCCTTAATCCTGATCCCTGTCTGTTGTGCCGAAAGCCGTGACGGTTTGGGATCCGTTCCTTGCCTTGAACACCATGTTGACAAAGGCCACCGACTTTTCCTCAATGGTGCTGATCTGGGTTTCCACACGCCGGGACAACAGGGTGTGAAACAGCATAATGGGAATGGCCACGGTCAATCCGAGCATGGTAGTAACCAATGCCTCGGAGATACCGCCGGACATCATTCTCGGGTCCCCGGCCCCGTAATAGGTGATCACATGAAAGGTATTAATCATCCCGGTCACCGTCCCCAAAAGCCCCATTAGCGGCGCAATGGCAGCCAGCATGCCCAAAGTGGACAAAAACCGTTCAATGGCGGGGATCTTTGCCAGAATCGCCTCCTGGAGAACGTTTTCCATATCCGTACGGGTCTGCGTTCTTACAGGCAGTGCCTTGAGCAGGACCTGGGGAATGAAGCCCTGTTTGTTGGACTCCATCAACGCCTGGCACGCCTGAAAATTTCCGGAATCGATCAGCGAGGAAAGTTTTGCCATAAACGGGGCAATCCGAATCTGGTGCCGCCAGAAGAAAACCGCGCGCTCCAGCAGGATAAGAACGGCAAGGCCGAGAATGGCCAGGATGGGCCAGACAAGCGGCCCGCCCTTGGGCACCTGATCCATCAAATTCAATTCATGGGTAAACCGCCGCAGGGCACCGCCTTTGGAGATATCCACAGGCGCACAGTCGCTTTGCCCGGCAAGATAAGTATCAATCTGGTCAACAATTTTTTTTGAGGGCAACTTGGACAGAGCAAAGAACCTGCTGCTTTGATCCGAATAAAGCAGAAAGCCGGTTTCCGATTCCTGGCCGTCATCGCCTTTGAGTACATAAAAAGAGGTAAAATTGCCGATAGACAAAATCTGCGCCGCCCGGTCCTTTCCCTGGCGATCCACCACCATGCCCTGGCGCAGGGAGACCTCGCCCGACGCCAGAATTTCGTCAAACAGGTTGTCGAACATCCGCCGGAGATCATCCATGGACCAGAACCGCTCCTGGTTAATCACAGGCGTAAGAAAACTGTTCCGGTCCTTGTCAAAAGCGCTTTGAGGACTTTGCACCAAAAGGCTGTTAAGATCCTTGGCAGAGGTTTTAACAAAACCTGCCAGTTCCTTGTTCACCATCCTGGACTCTTCAAGACGGCTCTGTAATTTGCCCTGTTCGTCGGCCAGGACTTCAATTTTTTCCTTAAGCCCCTCATTGACGGTCTGAAGACGGCTGTTTTTGGCTTTCAGAGCTGCAATGGCAGAAATCAGGGCATCTTTGTCCTTTTTTATGACTAAGGCATTTTCCCGGGCCTCGGCCTTGGCGGCCGCAAGTTCTTTAGCGGCTTTATCAGCCATGTCCCGGCGTTTTTGTTCAAGAACCGCATAGGATCTGCGCATATCTGCTCCCAGGACGTCCGGCACAGGGCCCGCGCAGATAAAAACAATGGCCGTGACAAAACAAATCAAGAAAAAAATTATTATATATCTCAACAGTATCATTGCAGCTCACCCTTTTCCGGGGCAATGGCCCCGATGGGCAGGGTGACCACTTCCATGGGCCGGTGTTTGGCTGCCATGTCTACCACGGCATCAATGGCCGGCACCCGGGCCTTGTCCAAGGCGTGCCATTGATTTTTGGCCACGTCAAAAATCCCTGCGCTTTCACGGTCCAGGGCCAGAAAGAACAATGCCACCCGGCCCATGCGGAAAATATCTGCAAGGACCTGTGTTCCGTCCACAACAATTTTTTCCCGATACACCTCCACCGTGTTACCGTATTCAGCCTCTACGAACAGGGCTTCCATCATTTTTCTGTATTTTTCAGCGATAGTGATTTCCGGATCATCCAAAATCACGGCCAGCCGGGCCAACCGATCTTTGCGTTCCTGGGATAAAAACGGGGCGTCGGCTGCCACAAAGGAGTTCAGGCGTTCAAGCTGTTCTTTAAGAAACGGTGCCAGTTCAATTCTGATCCGCTGGGCCTCCTCCTTTTCCCGGGTAAGGTCCTGAGTCGATTTTGTGAGTTCCCCAAGCTTTTGGGTCAAATTCTTCTTGGCAAAGGCAAGCTGTTCATTTTCGGCTTTAAGGCGGTCATATTCCTCTGCAAGTTTCTGGCGTTGGGCATCCCATTTTTCCCGGGATGCCTGGGTGGCCTGGCGGGTATCCACGGCCTTGTCAACCGGGGCTTCAATATCCTGTGACACGGATACCTGTGCATAGGCGACAGATCCAATCCATACCGGGAATATGAGCAGACATGCTATGACAGCGTCTTTCAGCCAAATTCTGCTGCAATCCCGGGGACTCTTATTTTCTTTTTGTCCCATTATATTCCCTTTCATCAAACTTAACGTCGCGAAACAAACACTCCCTTATACCAAGAATCCAGTTATTTCCAAAGCCGTATCCATCGGCCATCAGATTCTATGGGTGCCGAGAAGCGGGGAATTCCCACATCTTTTAGAATTTGATTAAAATCACGCCGTTTCAATATCTGCCAGGGGTCGTCCGGGCCGCCGGGCCGGCGTCTTTTACCGGCCGGTCCGGAAAACCCATCCTTTTTCATGTTCCTTTCAAACTGCCTGCGCATCTCAGGCGTTCCCCTGCCGCCGCCCACAAAGGCTTTTCCATTAGGTGCCAGCAACCGGTAAATTTCCGACAATGCTTTGCCCGGATCTTTCCAGAATGGAATGGACCCACGGCTGATCACAAGGTCCATGCATTCGTCCGGCAAAGGGATCTTGTGGACGTCTGCATGCAGGGTTTGGGCCCTATTTTCAAGGCCGTCTTCAACGATATGGGCGTCTGCCTTTTCAAGCATTTCAGGCGAAACATCCAAAAAGGTAAATTCAAGATCCGTTATACCGGCAAGGGCCAGACCAAGATAGCCGCCGCCGCATCCGGCATCAAGGCAGCGGCCGGATACCACACCGGTTTCATCTTTTATTTTTTTTGCGTAGTATTCATACAAAGGGGCATTTTTTCCCCTGGCT
Above is a window of uncultured Desulfobacter sp. DNA encoding:
- a CDS encoding TonB family protein, which translates into the protein MIGSAQMAYGEKSRRFRPGTVLIWISAIVLALGLNLFIFGILPTFIQRVPDVPDNAEIIQAIQVVRIKRPETPPHKKTPPKPPEPSKEMVSATKIVQKQIQRPTIVRPNLSVDLNPNLPKLPNSIALGPLSNFSMKADIPQGLFSTSELDMPLQALVRLPASYPLRARKLGIEGWVKVQFIVTREGRVRDIKVVEAEPKGVFESSVIRSVSQYRFKPGTVDGSAVAVRVITTIRFKMED
- a CDS encoding MotA/TolQ/ExbB proton channel family protein is translated as MDEFFYQMATYIRSGGVVMVPILCVSIVMWILIFNRLFFLQRLYVKNMPRAMAGELVRNNQWPEKRYKGATAFLVREFLSRRSPVADPDLDEHILDETVMNLTASLDQYLALIGVLSAVAPLMGLLGTVVGMMETFDVITVFGTGNVRAMASGISVALVTTQTGLMISIPGLYMSGWLNRRASNLKHRIASTAMYLKPFIHNRSVSC
- a CDS encoding class I SAM-dependent methyltransferase codes for the protein MDVTKYDHSARGKNAPLYEYYAKKIKDETGVVSGRCLDAGCGGGYLGLALAGITDLEFTFLDVSPEMLEKADAHIVEDGLENRAQTLHADVHKIPLPDECMDLVISRGSIPFWKDPGKALSEIYRLLAPNGKAFVGGGRGTPEMRRQFERNMKKDGFSGPAGKRRRPGGPDDPWQILKRRDFNQILKDVGIPRFSAPIESDGRWIRLWK
- a CDS encoding DUF3450 domain-containing protein; protein product: MGQKENKSPRDCSRIWLKDAVIACLLIFPVWIGSVAYAQVSVSQDIEAPVDKAVDTRQATQASREKWDAQRQKLAEEYDRLKAENEQLAFAKKNLTQKLGELTKSTQDLTREKEEAQRIRIELAPFLKEQLERLNSFVAADAPFLSQERKDRLARLAVILDDPEITIAEKYRKMMEALFVEAEYGNTVEVYREKIVVDGTQVLADIFRMGRVALFFLALDRESAGIFDVAKNQWHALDKARVPAIDAVVDMAAKHRPMEVVTLPIGAIAPEKGELQ
- a CDS encoding tetratricopeptide repeat protein produces the protein MDRVLWLWVCLVFVFIILSPCALLAAGRESDPLPFAAGACANKVAGLMEKKSFAKAVQEIESFQAKAKTVDSDTAHKKGYTHYYLDFLLGNCCMMMEKQGTGYVKKAASSYERAVKKYDGFYQAWLNLGRCRYTLKQMGKAAQSFVRGYDTSPEKKGAYLYQAAACYYFNADYQKALNAFNRLMKNHPAEVTLDQKEVLVNILFSLKKNRQALPYLKELAAKSKGDKKRTWQEVLLYQYMELGMDKQAVALASTLTRQEPEEPKWWRALAHLHFDKNRLEKGLEAFMIYSFTTPLTASETKLLADLYAGCNIPLEAARVYEDWLEKIQKSPDGFSGMGRKKMTDRILAIARAYQQGRDYQAAIKWADRGLARGCDARLLAFKADLLFREKNYKAAYAAYKNLAGRQHSPGRSWLMAGYAALSCDNPQQAKQAFCLACKCPKVKSAALAALEQIRAMRAAEEI
- a CDS encoding MotA/TolQ/ExbB proton channel family protein — protein: MRRSYAVLEQKRRDMADKAAKELAAAKAEARENALVIKKDKDALISAIAALKAKNSRLQTVNEGLKEKIEVLADEQGKLQSRLEESRMVNKELAGFVKTSAKDLNSLLVQSPQSAFDKDRNSFLTPVINQERFWSMDDLRRMFDNLFDEILASGEVSLRQGMVVDRQGKDRAAQILSIGNFTSFYVLKGDDGQESETGFLLYSDQSSRFFALSKLPSKKIVDQIDTYLAGQSDCAPVDISKGGALRRFTHELNLMDQVPKGGPLVWPILAILGLAVLILLERAVFFWRHQIRIAPFMAKLSSLIDSGNFQACQALMESNKQGFIPQVLLKALPVRTQTRTDMENVLQEAILAKIPAIERFLSTLGMLAAIAPLMGLLGTVTGMINTFHVITYYGAGDPRMMSGGISEALVTTMLGLTVAIPIMLFHTLLSRRVETQISTIEEKSVAFVNMVFKARNGSQTVTAFGTTDRDQD
- a CDS encoding biopolymer transporter ExbD produces the protein MLNISASRRAAKKSLELNIAPLIDMVFILLIFFLVTTSFVKETGVDISRPTASTAVAKTKSTILIGITRDNTIHLDRREMDVRAVRSGVERAMAENPEASVVIVADKDSRTGLVISVMDACKLAGAENVALAASLPEGG